From one Leifsonia soli genomic stretch:
- a CDS encoding DUF58 domain-containing protein, with protein sequence MTERAATTTRARWMPSPAVAGAIVVGVVGVAAAFVMSRFEPALVGIPLLLCAAWDWDRRPAAVETPGRPETTEDAAPAPTEARVDAVDITTAVTTHAGGDGDAAGRVGGAAIDILVAASATQRPDALHLRLGLGGAAPVDAVVTPRAAAELRSAVPIVHSGPQRVAAVEVRAIGADAAWVSLPSDEAVVERVVRPRRAPLRSLPLPARLLGLTGQHISTRPGNGGEFRDIDLFHPGDRLRRIDWKATARAGRGADLYVRRTTATSDAAVHLVLDARDDVSAVVADWPRAYPRPAVSSLDLAREAASSLAAAYTGAADRVGFDDLGEPRRVLPPRAGARHRERVLRAIEATAANGAPFTRVRSPRLAPGSIVFVLSTFLDDQPVALALTWRATGHRVIAVDVLPARDGRELPARDRLALRAIELERALRLEQLQAGGVELLVWQDPALREAALRALASGPGRVSGRGRR encoded by the coding sequence GTGACCGAGCGCGCCGCCACGACGACGCGGGCCCGGTGGATGCCGAGCCCGGCTGTCGCCGGCGCCATCGTGGTCGGAGTGGTGGGTGTCGCCGCCGCCTTCGTGATGTCGCGGTTCGAGCCGGCGCTGGTCGGCATCCCACTGCTGCTCTGCGCGGCCTGGGACTGGGACCGCAGGCCGGCGGCGGTCGAGACCCCCGGACGGCCCGAGACCACGGAGGATGCGGCTCCCGCGCCGACGGAGGCACGGGTCGACGCCGTCGACATCACCACCGCGGTGACGACGCACGCAGGCGGTGACGGCGATGCAGCCGGCCGCGTCGGTGGCGCGGCCATCGACATCCTCGTCGCCGCCTCCGCGACGCAGCGCCCGGACGCCCTGCACCTGCGGCTGGGCCTCGGCGGCGCCGCGCCCGTGGATGCGGTGGTCACCCCGCGGGCGGCCGCCGAGCTGCGGAGCGCGGTCCCGATCGTCCACTCCGGGCCGCAGCGCGTCGCGGCGGTGGAGGTGCGGGCCATCGGAGCGGATGCGGCCTGGGTGAGCCTCCCCTCCGACGAGGCCGTGGTCGAGCGGGTGGTGCGCCCGCGGCGCGCGCCGCTGCGCAGCCTGCCGCTGCCCGCGCGACTGCTCGGGCTGACCGGCCAGCACATCTCCACCCGCCCCGGGAACGGGGGCGAGTTCCGCGACATCGACCTGTTCCATCCCGGCGACCGTCTGCGGCGCATCGACTGGAAGGCGACGGCACGTGCCGGGCGCGGTGCCGACCTCTACGTCCGGCGCACGACGGCGACCTCCGACGCGGCCGTGCACCTGGTGCTGGACGCGCGCGACGACGTCAGCGCCGTCGTCGCCGACTGGCCGCGTGCCTACCCCCGGCCGGCCGTGTCGTCGCTCGATCTCGCCCGGGAGGCCGCCTCCTCGCTCGCCGCCGCATACACCGGAGCGGCGGACCGGGTCGGCTTCGACGACCTGGGGGAGCCGCGGCGCGTCCTCCCTCCGCGGGCCGGGGCGCGCCACAGGGAGCGTGTGCTGCGTGCGATCGAGGCGACCGCGGCGAACGGGGCGCCGTTCACGCGGGTCCGTTCCCCGCGGCTGGCGCCAGGGTCGATCGTGTTCGTGCTGTCGACCTTCCTCGACGACCAGCCCGTCGCGCTCGCCCTCACCTGGCGCGCCACCGGGCACCGGGTGATCGCCGTCGACGTGCTTCCCGCGCGGGATGGGCGGGAACTGCCTGCGCGCGACCGTCTGGCCCTGCGCGCCATCGAGCTGGAGCGTGCTCTGCGGCTCGAGCAGCTGCAGGCGGGCGGCGTGGAGCTGCTCGTCTGGCAGGATCCGGCCCTGCGCGAGGCGGCCCTGCGCGCGCTGGCCTCCGGGCCGGGGCGCGTCTCGGGGCGGGGGAGACGGTGA
- a CDS encoding DUF4129 domain-containing protein yields MTTKTDGRRRWTLAVGVVLAAVVLVAVAFQGAPRFSGPRMFLPPAPVRSQAPAPQQSGTPEPRGVPHEVRIDLSWLLVALVILAVVIGLALLWRLRRRAAPPLELPPLDTVGVAETSETHADQGPEPEPEQVRRGLERAAEVLAEPREPRDAIEAAWVGLEEGAADSGVRRLPAETPAEFAARVVARVAADRNAASRFLALYLRARFSSAPVTAADVAAARAAVEALRGSWSVGSAAGSRARDGGRG; encoded by the coding sequence GTGACCACGAAGACGGACGGACGGCGGCGGTGGACGCTCGCCGTGGGCGTCGTGCTCGCGGCGGTCGTTCTCGTGGCCGTTGCGTTCCAGGGTGCGCCCCGGTTCAGCGGCCCGCGGATGTTCCTGCCGCCCGCGCCCGTCCGCTCCCAGGCTCCCGCACCCCAGCAGTCGGGCACTCCGGAGCCGCGCGGCGTGCCGCACGAGGTCCGGATCGACCTGTCCTGGCTGCTGGTCGCGCTGGTGATCCTCGCCGTGGTGATCGGCCTGGCACTGCTGTGGCGCCTCCGCCGACGAGCGGCACCGCCGCTCGAGCTGCCGCCGCTCGACACGGTCGGCGTGGCCGAGACGTCCGAGACGCACGCGGACCAGGGCCCGGAGCCGGAGCCCGAGCAGGTGCGCCGCGGGCTGGAGCGAGCCGCCGAGGTGCTCGCCGAGCCGCGCGAGCCGCGTGACGCGATCGAGGCCGCCTGGGTGGGGCTGGAGGAGGGCGCAGCCGACTCGGGCGTCCGCCGCCTCCCCGCCGAGACGCCCGCGGAGTTCGCCGCCCGCGTCGTCGCGCGCGTCGCGGCCGACCGCAACGCGGCGTCCCGGTTCCTCGCCCTCTACCTCCGAGCACGGTTCAGCAGCGCACCGGTGACCGCCGCCGACGTCGCAGCCGCCCGCGCCGCGGTCGAGGCGCTGCGCGGGTCCTGGAGCGTCGGCTCCGCCGCCGGTTCGCGCGCTCGGGACGGCGGCCGCGGATGA
- the uvrA gene encoding excinuclease ABC subunit UvrA: protein MNSDRVDGESGNISRVTGSHLSVRGARVHNLHNVDLEIPRDSMVVFTGLSGSGKSSLAFDTIFAEGQRRYVESLSAYARQFLGQVDRPDVDFIEGLSPAVSIDQKSTNRNPRSTVGTITEIYDYMRLLWARIGVPHCPICGERIQRQTVQQIADQLMELEAGTRYMVVSPVVSQKKGEFVDLFKELAASGYSRALVDGEQVQLSDPPTLKKQYKHDISVVVDRLVAGPDILGRLTDSLETALRLTDGLVQVNYVDREGPAAWQNFSEKLSCPNGHPIQLTEIEPRTFSFNAPFGACPECSGLGTRMSVDEELLLGDDELSIAEGVIVPWTTQGKGLFNYYEKLLDGLARDLKFSLKTPWKKLPANVREAVLRGDNFEVKVRWKNRYGREMSYTSGFEGVVPYIERQYLQAETDTQRARWSEYLREVPCPVCGGKRLKPEVLAVLVHGKSIADASLLSLSDARSFMEKLHLTEREQKIGAQVLREIKVRLDFLIQVGLSYLDLARAAGTLSGGEAQRIRLATQIGSGLTGVLYVLDEPSIGLHQRDNRRLIDTLVALRDLGNTLIVVEHDEDTIRTADWIVDIGPGAGVNGGHVVHSGSYDDLLANTDSLTGDYLAGRREIPIPSKRRKIDKKRMIRVVDAEANNLKKVTVDFPLGTFVAVTGVSGSGKSSLVNDILYRVMANKLNGARKVPGKHRTVTGLENLDKVVHVDQAPIGRTPRSNPATYTGVFDRIRTLFAETPEAKARGYLPGRFSFNVKGGRCEACSGDGTIKIEMNFLPDVYVACEVCGGARYNRDTLSVHYKGKNIAEVLDMPISEAAEFFKPISAIHRFLQTLVDVGLGYVRLGQSATTLSGGEAQRVKLATELQRRSNGRSVYVLDEPTTGLHFEDVRKLLLVLNGLLDKGNTVIVIEHNLDVIKSADWIIDMGPEGGAGGGEVIATGTPEKVAETPGSHTGFFLKEILQGESARGAA, encoded by the coding sequence GTGAACAGCGATCGGGTCGACGGGGAGTCCGGCAACATCAGCAGAGTGACGGGGTCACACCTCAGCGTGCGTGGAGCGCGCGTGCACAACCTGCACAACGTCGACCTCGAGATCCCGCGCGACTCGATGGTCGTCTTCACCGGTCTGTCCGGTTCGGGCAAGTCGTCGCTCGCGTTCGACACGATCTTCGCGGAGGGGCAGCGCCGCTATGTCGAGTCGCTGTCCGCCTATGCACGTCAGTTCCTCGGCCAGGTCGACCGGCCGGACGTCGACTTCATCGAGGGCCTGAGCCCGGCGGTGTCCATCGACCAGAAGTCGACCAACCGCAACCCGCGGTCGACGGTCGGCACGATCACCGAGATCTACGACTACATGCGCCTGCTGTGGGCGCGCATCGGCGTCCCGCACTGTCCGATCTGCGGTGAGCGCATCCAGCGCCAGACCGTCCAGCAGATCGCCGACCAGCTCATGGAGCTGGAGGCCGGCACCCGGTACATGGTCGTCAGCCCCGTCGTCTCGCAGAAGAAGGGCGAGTTCGTCGACCTCTTCAAGGAGCTGGCGGCGAGCGGGTACTCCCGCGCCCTCGTCGACGGCGAGCAGGTGCAGCTCTCCGACCCGCCGACGCTGAAGAAGCAGTACAAGCACGACATCTCGGTCGTCGTCGACCGCCTCGTCGCCGGGCCGGACATCCTGGGCCGGCTGACGGACTCGCTGGAGACCGCGCTCCGCCTCACCGACGGCCTCGTGCAGGTCAACTACGTCGACCGCGAGGGCCCGGCCGCCTGGCAGAACTTCAGCGAGAAGCTGTCGTGCCCCAACGGTCACCCGATCCAGCTGACGGAGATCGAGCCGCGCACCTTCTCGTTCAACGCCCCGTTCGGCGCGTGCCCCGAGTGCTCCGGCCTCGGAACCCGCATGTCGGTCGACGAGGAGCTCCTGCTCGGCGACGACGAGCTCAGCATCGCCGAGGGCGTCATCGTCCCGTGGACCACGCAGGGCAAGGGCCTCTTCAACTACTACGAGAAGCTGCTCGACGGCCTCGCCCGCGACCTCAAGTTCTCGCTCAAGACGCCGTGGAAGAAGCTTCCGGCCAACGTGCGGGAGGCCGTTCTGCGCGGCGACAATTTCGAGGTCAAGGTGCGGTGGAAGAACCGCTACGGCCGCGAGATGTCGTACACCTCCGGCTTCGAGGGTGTCGTGCCCTACATCGAGCGCCAGTACCTGCAGGCCGAGACCGACACGCAGCGTGCCCGCTGGTCCGAGTACCTGCGCGAGGTCCCCTGCCCGGTCTGCGGCGGCAAGCGGCTCAAGCCCGAGGTCCTCGCCGTGCTCGTGCACGGCAAGAGCATCGCGGACGCCTCCCTCCTGAGCCTGAGCGACGCCCGCTCGTTCATGGAGAAGCTGCACCTGACGGAGCGCGAGCAGAAGATCGGCGCGCAGGTGCTGCGCGAGATCAAGGTCCGCCTCGACTTCCTCATCCAGGTCGGCCTCAGCTACCTCGATCTGGCGCGCGCCGCGGGAACGCTTTCCGGCGGCGAGGCGCAGCGCATCCGTCTGGCGACCCAGATCGGCTCCGGCCTGACCGGCGTGCTGTACGTGCTCGACGAGCCGAGCATCGGCCTGCACCAGCGCGACAACCGGCGGCTCATCGACACGCTGGTGGCCCTGCGCGACCTCGGCAACACCCTGATCGTCGTCGAGCACGACGAGGACACCATCCGCACCGCCGACTGGATCGTCGACATCGGACCGGGCGCCGGCGTCAACGGCGGCCACGTCGTGCACTCCGGGTCGTACGACGACCTGCTGGCCAACACCGACTCGCTGACCGGCGACTACCTCGCCGGGCGACGCGAGATCCCGATCCCGTCGAAGCGACGCAAGATCGACAAGAAGCGGATGATCCGCGTGGTGGATGCGGAGGCCAACAACCTGAAGAAGGTGACGGTCGACTTCCCGCTCGGCACGTTCGTGGCGGTGACCGGCGTCTCCGGCTCCGGCAAGTCGTCGCTCGTCAACGACATCCTGTACCGGGTGATGGCAAACAAGCTCAACGGCGCCCGCAAGGTGCCGGGCAAGCACCGCACCGTCACGGGGCTCGAGAACCTCGACAAGGTCGTGCACGTCGATCAAGCACCGATCGGCCGGACGCCGCGGTCGAACCCGGCCACCTACACGGGCGTGTTCGACCGCATCCGCACCCTGTTCGCCGAGACGCCGGAGGCGAAGGCCCGCGGCTACCTGCCCGGCCGGTTCAGCTTCAACGTCAAGGGCGGACGCTGCGAGGCGTGCTCGGGCGACGGCACGATCAAGATCGAGATGAACTTCCTGCCCGACGTCTATGTGGCGTGCGAGGTGTGCGGGGGAGCCCGGTACAACCGCGACACCCTCTCCGTGCATTACAAGGGCAAGAACATCGCCGAGGTGCTCGACATGCCGATCAGCGAGGCGGCGGAGTTCTTCAAGCCGATCTCGGCCATCCACCGCTTCCTGCAGACCCTCGTCGACGTCGGCCTCGGCTACGTGCGGCTCGGGCAGAGCGCGACGACCCTCTCCGGCGGAGAGGCGCAGCGCGTGAAGCTCGCGACCGAGCTGCAGCGACGGTCCAACGGCCGCAGCGTGTACGTGCTCGACGAGCCGACCACCGGGCTCCACTTCGAGGACGTCCGCAAGCTGCTGCTGGTGCTGAACGGGCTGCTCGACAAGGGCAACACGGTGATCGTCATCGAGCACAACCTCGACGTCATCAAGTCGGCCGACTGGATCATCGACATGGGTCCGGAGGGCGGCGCCGGCGGCGGCGAGGTCATCGCGACGGGGACCCCCGAGAAGGTCGCGGAGACCCCGGGCAGCCACACCGGTTTCTTCCTCAAGGAGATCCTGCAGGGCGAGTCCGCCCGGGGCGCCGCGTAA
- the coaE gene encoding dephospho-CoA kinase — protein sequence MQLIGLTGGIASGKSTIASRLASHGAVVVDADRIAREVVEPGTPALAEIARRFGDGVIDADGRLDRPALGAIVFGDPEALAALNGITHPAVLKESTARFRAAAERDPDAIVVYDVPLLVESANAYPFDRVVVAHADEQTRVDRLVRLRGMDRAEAERRIRSQASDAERLAVADVVIDTGGTLEHTIEQVDALWEELRRPAG from the coding sequence GTGCAGCTGATCGGACTCACGGGCGGGATCGCGTCCGGAAAATCGACCATCGCCTCCCGTCTCGCGTCGCACGGCGCCGTCGTGGTGGACGCCGACCGCATCGCCCGCGAGGTGGTCGAGCCGGGCACCCCGGCCCTGGCGGAGATCGCGCGCCGGTTCGGCGACGGGGTGATCGACGCCGACGGCCGTCTCGACCGCCCGGCGCTCGGCGCGATCGTCTTCGGCGACCCGGAGGCCCTCGCGGCCCTCAACGGCATCACGCACCCGGCCGTGCTGAAGGAGTCGACCGCGCGGTTCCGGGCTGCCGCCGAGCGCGACCCGGACGCGATCGTGGTCTACGACGTCCCGCTGCTGGTGGAGTCGGCCAACGCGTATCCCTTCGACCGTGTCGTCGTCGCGCATGCCGACGAGCAGACGCGCGTCGACCGGCTCGTCCGGCTCCGCGGGATGGATCGCGCCGAGGCCGAGCGCCGGATCCGCTCGCAGGCCTCCGACGCCGAGCGCCTCGCCGTCGCCGACGTCGTGATCGACACCGGCGGGACGCTGGAGCACACCATCGAGCAGGTCGACGCGCTCTGGGAGGAGCTGCGCCGGCCGGCGGGCTGA
- the uvrB gene encoding excinuclease ABC subunit UvrB, with translation MLPTRSVRPFEVVSEYTPSGDQPHAIAELSARINAGETDVVLLGATGTGKSATTAWLIEQVQRPTLVLAHNKTLAAQLANEFRELLPNNAVEYFVSYYDYYQPEAYVPQTDTFIEKDSSINAEVERLRHSTTNSLLSRRDVVVVSTVSCIYGLGAAEEYLEAMVALQVGQNVGRDALIRRFVNMQYERNDVDFSRGKFRVRGDTIEIIPVYEENAIRIELFGDEIEALYSLHPLTGNVITKMDAVSVFPATHYAASPATMQRAIGTIQEELHERLQELEREGKLLEAQRLRMRTQFDLEMMEQIGFCSGIENYSRHIDGRAPGEAPHCLLDYFPDDFLVVIDESHVTVPQIGAMYEGDASRKRTLVEHGFRLPSALDNRPLKWNEFKDRVGQTVYLSATPGKYELGIADGVVEQIIRPTGLIDPEIVVKPTKGQIDDLLEEIRLRVERDERVLVTTLTKKMAEELTDFLAEAGVRVRYLHSDVDTLRRVELLTELRAGVYDVLVGINLLREGLDLPEVSLVAILDADKEGFLRSSTSLVQTIGRAARNVSGQVHMYADVLTDSMKSAIEETDRRREKQIEYNRVNGIDPTPLRKRIADITDVLAREEADTARMLAGREQKRKSPTPNLRNGGIAAQGAAELEGLIADLNQQMLAAAGELKFELAARLRDELSDLKRDLRQMEKAGHLG, from the coding sequence ATGCTTCCCACGCGCTCCGTCCGTCCCTTCGAGGTCGTCAGCGAATACACACCGAGCGGCGACCAGCCGCATGCGATCGCCGAGTTGTCGGCCCGCATCAACGCGGGCGAGACCGATGTGGTGCTGCTGGGCGCGACGGGTACCGGAAAGTCGGCGACCACAGCGTGGCTCATCGAGCAGGTGCAGCGCCCGACGCTGGTCCTCGCGCACAACAAGACGCTGGCGGCACAGCTCGCCAACGAGTTCCGTGAGCTCCTGCCCAACAACGCCGTCGAGTACTTCGTCTCGTACTACGACTACTACCAGCCCGAGGCGTACGTCCCGCAGACGGACACCTTCATCGAGAAGGACTCCTCGATCAACGCCGAGGTCGAGCGGCTACGGCACTCCACCACCAACTCGCTGCTGAGCCGGCGCGACGTCGTCGTGGTGTCGACGGTCTCGTGCATCTACGGCCTCGGTGCGGCGGAGGAGTACCTGGAGGCGATGGTCGCGCTGCAGGTGGGGCAGAACGTCGGCCGCGACGCCCTGATCCGCCGGTTCGTGAACATGCAGTACGAGCGCAATGACGTCGACTTCTCGCGCGGCAAGTTCCGCGTGCGCGGCGACACGATCGAGATCATCCCGGTCTACGAAGAGAACGCGATCCGCATCGAGCTGTTCGGCGACGAGATCGAAGCGCTCTACTCGCTGCACCCGCTGACCGGCAACGTGATCACGAAGATGGATGCGGTGTCCGTGTTCCCCGCGACGCACTACGCCGCGAGCCCGGCCACCATGCAGCGCGCGATCGGCACCATCCAGGAGGAGCTGCACGAGCGGCTGCAGGAGCTGGAGCGCGAGGGCAAGCTGCTCGAGGCCCAGCGCCTGCGGATGCGCACCCAGTTCGACCTCGAGATGATGGAGCAGATCGGCTTCTGCTCGGGCATCGAGAACTACTCGCGCCACATCGACGGCCGCGCGCCGGGCGAAGCCCCGCACTGCCTGCTCGACTACTTCCCGGACGACTTCCTCGTCGTGATCGACGAGTCGCACGTCACGGTTCCGCAGATCGGCGCCATGTACGAGGGCGACGCGTCCCGCAAGCGCACGCTGGTCGAGCACGGGTTCCGGCTGCCGAGCGCGCTCGACAACCGGCCGCTGAAGTGGAACGAGTTCAAGGACAGGGTCGGGCAGACCGTGTACCTCTCCGCGACGCCCGGCAAGTACGAGCTCGGCATCGCCGACGGCGTGGTCGAGCAGATCATCCGCCCCACCGGCCTCATCGATCCCGAGATCGTGGTCAAGCCGACGAAGGGCCAGATCGACGATCTGCTGGAGGAGATCCGCCTGCGGGTGGAGCGCGACGAGCGCGTGCTGGTGACGACGCTGACCAAGAAGATGGCGGAGGAGCTGACCGACTTCCTGGCCGAGGCCGGAGTCCGAGTGCGCTACCTGCACTCGGATGTCGACACGCTGCGCCGGGTGGAGCTGCTCACAGAGCTCCGCGCGGGCGTGTACGACGTCCTCGTCGGCATCAACCTGCTGCGCGAGGGCCTCGACCTTCCGGAGGTGTCGCTCGTCGCCATCCTCGACGCCGACAAGGAGGGCTTCCTGCGTTCCTCGACGTCGCTGGTGCAGACGATCGGGCGTGCGGCCCGAAACGTGTCCGGCCAGGTGCACATGTACGCGGACGTGCTCACCGACTCCATGAAGAGCGCGATCGAGGAGACCGACCGGCGTCGCGAGAAGCAGATCGAGTACAACCGGGTCAACGGCATCGATCCGACGCCGCTGCGCAAGCGCATCGCCGACATCACCGACGTGCTGGCGCGCGAGGAGGCGGACACCGCCCGGATGCTCGCCGGCCGGGAGCAGAAGCGCAAGAGCCCGACGCCGAACCTCCGCAACGGCGGCATCGCGGCACAGGGAGCGGCGGAGCTCGAAGGCCTGATCGCCGACCTCAACCAGCAGATGCTGGCCGCGGCGGGCGAGCTGAAGTTCGAGCTGGCCGCACGCCTGCGCGACGAGCTCTCCGATCTGAAGCGCGACCTGCGGCAGATGGAGAAGGCCGGGCACCTGGGCTGA
- the rpsA gene encoding 30S ribosomal protein S1, which yields MTTATTDKAPKQVAVNDIGSAEDFLAAVEKTLKFFNDGDLIEGTVVKIDRDEVLLDVGYKTEGVIPSRELSIKHDVDPSEVVEVGDTVEALVLQKEDKEGRLILSKKRAQYERAWGDVEKIKEADGVVTGTVIEVVKGGLIVDIGLRGFLPASLIELRRVRDLTPYLGQEIEAKILELDKNRNNVVLSRRALLEQTQSESRTTFLNNLHKGQVRKGVVSSIVNFGAFVDLGGVDGLVHVSELSWKHIEHASEVVEVGQEVTVEILEVDLDRERVSLSLKATQEDPWQVFARTHAIGQVAPGKVTKLVPFGAFVRVADGIEGLVHISELSGKHVELAEQVVSVGDEVFVKVIDIDLERRRISLSLKQANEGVDPEGTEFDPALYGMVTEYDDQGNYKYPEGFDPETNEWKEGFESQRDEWEQQYAAAQARWEAHKRQVAKGLEEAAADSGTSTYTSDSGTGGTLADDESLAALREKLSSNN from the coding sequence ATGACAACCGCAACGACCGACAAGGCACCCAAGCAGGTCGCCGTCAACGACATCGGATCTGCTGAGGACTTTCTTGCCGCGGTCGAAAAGACGCTGAAGTTCTTCAACGACGGAGACCTCATCGAAGGCACCGTCGTCAAGATCGACCGCGACGAGGTCCTCCTCGACGTCGGTTACAAGACGGAGGGCGTCATCCCCTCCCGTGAGCTTTCCATCAAGCACGACGTCGACCCCAGCGAGGTCGTCGAGGTCGGCGACACCGTCGAGGCACTCGTTCTCCAGAAGGAGGACAAGGAGGGTCGCCTCATCCTGTCCAAGAAGCGCGCGCAGTACGAGCGCGCCTGGGGCGATGTGGAGAAGATCAAGGAGGCCGACGGTGTCGTCACCGGTACGGTCATCGAGGTCGTCAAGGGCGGCCTGATCGTCGACATCGGCCTGCGCGGCTTCCTGCCGGCGTCGCTCATCGAGCTGCGCCGCGTCCGCGACCTCACCCCGTACCTGGGTCAGGAGATCGAGGCCAAGATCCTCGAGCTCGACAAGAACCGCAACAACGTGGTGCTCTCGCGCCGCGCGCTGCTGGAGCAGACCCAGTCGGAGTCCCGCACCACGTTCCTCAACAACCTGCACAAGGGCCAGGTCCGCAAGGGCGTCGTCTCGTCGATCGTCAACTTCGGTGCGTTCGTCGACCTCGGCGGCGTCGACGGTCTCGTCCACGTGTCGGAGCTCTCCTGGAAGCACATCGAGCACGCCTCCGAGGTCGTCGAGGTGGGCCAGGAGGTCACCGTCGAGATCCTCGAGGTCGACCTGGACCGCGAGCGCGTCTCGCTGTCGCTCAAGGCGACGCAGGAGGACCCGTGGCAGGTCTTCGCCCGCACCCACGCGATCGGTCAGGTCGCACCGGGCAAGGTCACCAAGCTGGTTCCGTTCGGTGCGTTCGTCCGCGTCGCGGACGGCATCGAGGGCCTCGTGCACATCTCGGAGCTGTCCGGCAAGCACGTCGAGCTGGCCGAGCAGGTCGTCTCGGTGGGCGACGAGGTGTTCGTCAAGGTCATCGACATCGACCTGGAGCGCCGCCGCATCTCGCTGAGCCTCAAGCAGGCCAACGAGGGCGTCGACCCCGAGGGCACCGAGTTCGACCCGGCCCTCTACGGCATGGTCACCGAGTACGACGACCAGGGCAACTACAAGTACCCGGAGGGCTTCGACCCGGAGACCAACGAGTGGAAGGAAGGCTTCGAGTCGCAGCGCGACGAGTGGGAGCAGCAGTACGCTGCCGCCCAGGCTCGTTGGGAGGCGCACAAGCGCCAGGTTGCGAAGGGCCTCGAGGAGGCTGCCGCCGACAGCGGCACGTCGACCTACACCTCCGACTCGGGCACCGGCGGAACCCTCGCCGACGACGAGTCGCTCGCGGCTCTGCGCGAGAAGCTCAGCTCCAACAACTGA
- a CDS encoding AAA family ATPase has product MPADHNAASTPSASATSAPTPPPAPLPVAEVARLGADVLERVGSVVVGMRGPLRIAFATILAGGHVLFEDVPGLGKTLAARSIAAAVGLDFRRLQCTPDLLPSDITGSFVYVPSSGDFEFRPGPVFTGLFLADEINRTSPKTQSALLEAMAEGQVSVEGRSFPLPTPFHVVATANPIESEGTYALPEAQLDRFMVRLAVGYPDEAGESRVLLSRVARRHEVATVEAVIDSATLAAMQAGVESVDVDADIAAYCVRLAAATRRHRSVEVGASPRGSQGLLLVARALAVLDGRDFVIPDDVKAVAVPVLAHRLTLTVQAWTGGVRAEQVVAEVVNTVPGPPAVGTAVRGGADASEPAQDGRVR; this is encoded by the coding sequence GTGCCCGCTGATCACAACGCCGCATCCACGCCGTCCGCATCCGCGACGTCCGCACCCACCCCGCCTCCGGCCCCGCTGCCCGTGGCCGAGGTCGCACGGCTGGGCGCAGACGTCCTGGAGCGGGTCGGCAGCGTCGTCGTGGGGATGCGCGGCCCGCTGCGGATCGCGTTCGCCACGATCCTCGCGGGCGGCCACGTGCTGTTCGAGGACGTCCCCGGGCTCGGCAAGACCCTCGCCGCGCGGAGCATCGCCGCGGCCGTCGGGCTGGACTTCCGCCGGCTGCAGTGCACCCCGGACCTGCTGCCCTCCGACATCACCGGGTCGTTCGTCTACGTTCCGAGCAGCGGCGACTTCGAGTTCCGTCCCGGTCCCGTCTTCACCGGGCTGTTCCTCGCCGACGAGATCAACCGCACGTCGCCGAAGACGCAGTCGGCTCTGCTGGAGGCGATGGCCGAGGGGCAGGTCTCGGTCGAGGGCCGTAGCTTCCCGCTCCCGACGCCCTTCCACGTCGTCGCGACGGCGAATCCGATCGAGTCGGAGGGCACCTACGCTCTGCCCGAGGCGCAGCTCGACCGGTTCATGGTGCGTCTCGCCGTCGGCTACCCGGACGAGGCGGGCGAGTCGCGCGTCCTGCTGTCCCGCGTGGCCCGGCGGCACGAGGTCGCAACGGTCGAGGCCGTGATCGACTCCGCGACGCTCGCGGCGATGCAGGCAGGGGTGGAGTCGGTGGACGTGGATGCGGACATCGCCGCGTACTGCGTCCGCCTCGCCGCGGCCACCCGCAGGCACCGGTCCGTCGAAGTGGGCGCGTCGCCGCGCGGGTCGCAGGGGCTCCTCCTCGTCGCGCGGGCCCTGGCCGTCCTCGACGGGCGCGACTTCGTCATCCCCGACGACGTCAAGGCCGTCGCCGTCCCGGTGCTCGCCCACCGGCTCACCCTGACCGTGCAGGCGTGGACGGGCGGCGTGCGGGCGGAGCAGGTCGTCGCCGAGGTGGTCAACACCGTGCCGGGGCCCCCGGCCGTCGGCACGGCCGTGCGCGGAGGCGCGGACGCGTCCGAGCCGGCGCAGGACGGCAGAGTGCGGTGA